One region of Ardenticatena maritima genomic DNA includes:
- the nagA gene encoding N-acetylglucosamine-6-phosphate deacetylase: MLWIENVTLVTPERLLPRQDVFIDNGRIAAIQNSGEVHEAAGARRIQGNGLLLTPGWIDCQLNGGFGHDFTEDPTTMWDVAAQLPRFGVTAFLPTVITSPLARIAEAMAVWQAGPPAGWRGARPLGLHIEGPFLNPQKRGAHNPIHLRLPDPAAVADWSPEHGVWWVTLAPELPGALDLARFLRQRGVIVSAGHTMATFEEAEAAFKAGVMCGTHLFNAMAPLAHREPGMAGALLTNPEAVVGLIADGIHTHPAMVEIAWRCKGPHRIITVTDGMAALGMPPGRYHLGDLEVIVGETDARLPNGTLAGSIATLDQALRNVQRFVGCSLTEAVTTVTRTPAELFGLPKGRILVGYDADLTLITPRCEVVATIVGGEVVYERLDRVEVSSSAPFDDETMLIGVVA; this comes from the coding sequence ATGCTGTGGATTGAAAATGTCACCCTCGTCACTCCTGAGCGGCTGTTGCCGCGCCAGGACGTATTCATTGACAATGGGCGTATCGCGGCGATTCAAAATAGTGGTGAAGTGCATGAAGCCGCCGGGGCGCGACGTATTCAAGGCAATGGGTTGTTGCTCACACCGGGGTGGATTGATTGCCAGCTGAACGGTGGATTTGGGCACGACTTCACAGAAGACCCCACAACCATGTGGGACGTGGCCGCCCAATTGCCGCGCTTTGGCGTGACGGCTTTTTTGCCCACCGTCATCACCTCGCCATTGGCGCGCATTGCCGAAGCCATGGCGGTCTGGCAGGCGGGCCCCCCCGCGGGATGGCGCGGCGCGCGACCGCTGGGCTTGCACATTGAAGGCCCATTCCTGAACCCGCAAAAACGGGGTGCGCACAACCCCATCCACTTGCGTTTGCCCGACCCCGCCGCAGTTGCCGACTGGTCGCCGGAGCATGGCGTCTGGTGGGTGACGCTCGCACCCGAACTGCCCGGCGCGCTCGATTTGGCGCGTTTTCTGCGCCAGCGCGGCGTGATTGTCTCTGCCGGGCATACCATGGCGACCTTTGAAGAAGCCGAAGCCGCCTTCAAAGCCGGCGTCATGTGCGGGACCCACCTTTTCAATGCCATGGCGCCCCTGGCGCACCGTGAGCCGGGCATGGCTGGGGCGCTCCTCACCAATCCCGAAGCCGTTGTCGGGTTGATTGCGGACGGCATTCACACCCACCCGGCGATGGTGGAGATTGCCTGGCGCTGTAAAGGTCCGCACCGCATTATCACCGTGACCGACGGCATGGCGGCGCTGGGCATGCCGCCGGGACGCTACCATCTGGGCGATTTGGAAGTCATCGTCGGCGAAACCGATGCCCGTTTGCCCAATGGCACGCTGGCGGGGAGTATCGCCACACTCGACCAGGCGTTGCGCAACGTCCAGCGTTTTGTGGGGTGCTCGCTGACCGAAGCCGTTACCACCGTGACGCGCACGCCCGCCGAACTCTTTGGGCTTCCCAAAGGGCGTATCCTCGTGGGATATGACGCCGACTTGACGCTCATCACGCCCCGCTGTGAAGTCGTCGCCACCATTGTTGGTGGTGAAGTGGTGTACGAACGGCTCGACCGGGTGGAGGTGTCGTCTTCGGCCCCTTTTGACGATGAAACGATGTTGATAGGAGTTGTCGCATGA
- the nagZ gene encoding beta-N-acetylhexosaminidase codes for MGYEQVVGDHVLLAFEGTALDQAVRERLLAWRPAGVTLFRHLNIESPAQVRALTDAIQQVAREVGGAPFLIAADQEGGQLAAIGEGVTALPGNMALGATGSDDLAFRAGEVIGRELAALGVNVNYAPVCDVNSNPHNPVIGVRSFGEDPHEVARLAAAMIRGMQRQGVAATAKHFPGHGDTAEDSHRKAPVVPHGRDRLARMEWVPFAAAIEAGVRLVMTAHVAVPSITGQETLPATLSSAVIEGVLRRELGFEGVVVSDALDMHAIRQGEGLILDSLAAVLAGNNLLLLGPQVDDQARVVRALQQALERGLWPSAQARAGTHPVRQLRRWVAEQAPQPTLDVLACEAHRRVAQEIAERSITLVRDENHVLPLRPSASARIGVFVPQPVDLTPADTSSTVRLQLGRALRRFHPLVCEYIFPPDPGEDEIASLVEQARIFDYVIVATQNAWQQPAQADLVRALVAAGVQPIVVALRLPYDLTAFPQVRTFVCTYSLQPPSIEALAKALFGEIPFSGRLPVSLPGLFPRGHGLHTTRHLTVIPASKPHEGKSADMSS; via the coding sequence ATGGGGTACGAACAGGTAGTCGGAGACCATGTGTTGCTGGCGTTTGAAGGCACGGCACTAGACCAGGCCGTCCGCGAGCGCCTGTTGGCGTGGCGTCCCGCCGGGGTGACGCTCTTTCGCCATCTGAATATCGAATCGCCGGCGCAAGTGCGCGCGCTGACCGACGCCATCCAGCAGGTTGCCCGTGAAGTCGGGGGGGCGCCGTTTCTGATTGCCGCCGACCAGGAGGGGGGACAGTTGGCGGCTATCGGGGAGGGGGTAACGGCGCTCCCCGGCAACATGGCGCTCGGCGCGACCGGCTCCGACGACCTGGCGTTTCGCGCGGGTGAGGTGATTGGGCGCGAGTTGGCGGCGTTGGGGGTCAATGTCAACTATGCGCCTGTCTGCGACGTCAACAGCAATCCCCACAACCCGGTGATTGGCGTGCGTTCGTTCGGTGAAGACCCGCACGAGGTGGCGCGGCTGGCGGCGGCGATGATTCGGGGGATGCAGCGCCAGGGGGTTGCCGCTACCGCCAAGCATTTCCCCGGACACGGCGATACCGCCGAGGATTCGCACCGCAAAGCCCCCGTGGTGCCGCATGGGCGCGATCGGTTGGCGCGCATGGAGTGGGTGCCTTTCGCCGCCGCGATCGAAGCGGGGGTGCGGCTGGTGATGACGGCGCATGTGGCGGTGCCGTCCATCACCGGGCAGGAGACGTTGCCCGCAACGCTGTCGAGCGCCGTCATTGAAGGGGTGTTGCGGCGCGAATTGGGGTTTGAAGGGGTGGTGGTGAGCGATGCGCTGGACATGCACGCCATTCGCCAGGGCGAAGGGCTGATTCTGGATAGTTTGGCGGCGGTGCTGGCGGGCAACAACCTGTTGTTGCTGGGTCCCCAGGTTGACGACCAGGCGCGGGTTGTGCGTGCGCTGCAACAGGCGCTGGAACGCGGTTTGTGGCCGTCTGCTCAGGCGCGCGCCGGCACGCACCCCGTGCGCCAGTTGCGCCGCTGGGTTGCCGAACAAGCGCCCCAGCCTACGCTGGACGTGTTGGCGTGTGAAGCCCACCGCCGCGTTGCGCAAGAAATCGCCGAACGCTCCATCACCCTTGTGCGCGATGAAAACCATGTGTTGCCCTTGCGCCCCAGCGCCTCGGCGCGGATTGGCGTCTTCGTGCCTCAGCCGGTTGATTTGACCCCCGCCGATACCTCTTCGACGGTGCGGCTCCAATTGGGGCGCGCGCTCCGCCGTTTTCATCCCCTGGTGTGCGAATACATCTTCCCCCCCGACCCCGGCGAGGACGAAATCGCCAGCCTTGTCGAGCAGGCGCGCATTTTTGATTACGTCATCGTTGCCACACAGAACGCCTGGCAACAACCCGCGCAAGCCGACCTGGTGCGAGCCTTGGTGGCGGCCGGCGTGCAACCCATCGTTGTGGCGTTGCGCTTGCCCTACGACCTGACAGCATTCCCGCAGGTGCGCACCTTTGTTTGCACGTACAGCCTGCAACCCCCTTCCATCGAAGCACTCGCCAAAGCCCTCTTTGGTGAAATTCCATTCTCAGGACGTTTACCCGTCTCTCTTCCGGGGCTGTTCCCCCGCGGCCACGGTTTGCACACGACTCGCCATTTGACCGTCATCCCTGCATCGAAGCCCCACGAAGGCAAGTCGGCCGACATGTCGTCGTAA
- a CDS encoding tetratricopeptide repeat protein: MTTAHNAFSTARFRVCPNCGGRLQGDQAVCPWCRTALTDRMMAMPPSPSPSAADQNAPEQTHHTGFFSHHDAPRFWRRLFVVVGLCLALLFVLSTSLAVYQGLQDRNRQLVGEALDLYEKGRTLYEEGRYDLAAAHFREALRIWPDFETARQALKLAEAQSAQQGEPAAPLPEVQEVDALLAEAVVAYEQGDYEKAATLLERILAARPDFRSEQITALAVDAHLKAGLALVEQDLFVEALRHFDQALALDPDNPELLRQRELANTYGTGLDALAKEDFLKAADAFRRVYLLDDSYRLVTQKLAEAHRRAGDVFFKNQEWCDAAEQYRQSYTVLPDVNVLDRAQQAESNCSERVNEIPVWDLPPTPTPTDTLPTPTPLPPGDFTFVATSVTTQYDQPCVGHYIRGVVRALDEAPLPGVSVLALDPWGNVYLGTSKANPPGMYDIPVPDVEATYQVYVVNDAGIPISPMVSVTFDSTMLGTGVACYAIDWQEWEQP; the protein is encoded by the coding sequence GTGACGACGGCACACAATGCCTTTTCAACAGCACGATTCCGGGTTTGCCCCAATTGCGGGGGGCGCTTGCAGGGTGATCAGGCGGTCTGCCCCTGGTGCCGTACAGCGCTCACCGACCGCATGATGGCGATGCCGCCTTCTCCCTCACCGTCGGCGGCTGACCAAAACGCCCCCGAACAGACGCACCACACGGGCTTTTTCTCGCACCACGATGCGCCCCGTTTTTGGCGGCGGCTTTTTGTGGTGGTGGGGCTCTGCCTCGCGCTTCTGTTTGTGCTTTCAACGTCCCTGGCTGTCTATCAGGGCTTGCAGGACCGCAACCGCCAGTTGGTGGGCGAGGCGTTGGACTTGTACGAAAAGGGGCGCACGCTGTACGAAGAAGGGCGCTATGATTTGGCGGCGGCGCATTTCCGCGAAGCGCTGCGCATTTGGCCCGATTTTGAAACGGCGCGCCAGGCGCTCAAATTGGCGGAAGCCCAAAGCGCCCAACAAGGCGAGCCAGCTGCGCCGTTGCCCGAAGTGCAGGAAGTGGATGCGCTGCTTGCCGAGGCGGTTGTGGCGTATGAGCAAGGCGATTATGAAAAAGCCGCCACCCTGTTAGAGCGCATTCTGGCGGCGCGTCCCGATTTTCGCTCTGAACAGATTACCGCGTTGGCGGTGGATGCGCACTTGAAAGCCGGGCTGGCGCTTGTGGAGCAGGATTTGTTTGTTGAAGCCTTGCGCCATTTTGACCAGGCGTTGGCGCTTGACCCCGACAATCCGGAGTTGTTGCGTCAGCGTGAATTGGCGAACACGTATGGGACGGGGTTGGATGCCCTGGCGAAAGAGGATTTTCTCAAAGCGGCGGACGCCTTCCGGCGGGTGTATCTGCTGGATGATTCGTATCGGCTGGTGACGCAAAAATTGGCCGAAGCGCACCGCCGCGCCGGCGATGTTTTCTTCAAAAACCAGGAATGGTGTGACGCCGCCGAGCAGTACCGCCAATCCTACACGGTTCTGCCGGATGTCAATGTGCTCGACCGCGCGCAACAGGCTGAATCCAACTGCTCGGAGCGCGTCAACGAGATTCCGGTGTGGGATTTGCCGCCGACGCCAACGCCTACCGATACGCTCCCGACGCCTACGCCGCTCCCGCCCGGCGACTTCACGTTTGTGGCAACGTCGGTCACCACGCAGTACGACCAGCCATGCGTGGGGCATTACATTCGCGGCGTGGTGCGGGCGCTGGATGAAGCGCCGTTGCCCGGCGTGAGTGTGCTGGCGCTTGACCCGTGGGGCAATGTGTACCTGGGAACGAGCAAAGCCAACCCGCCCGGCATGTACGATATTCCCGTGCCGGATGTAGAGGCGACGTACCAGGTGTATGTGGTCAACGATGCCGGCATTCCGATCAGCCCAATGGTCTCGGTCACGTTCGATAGCACCATGCTCGGTACGGGGGTGGCCTGTTACGCGATTGATTGGCAGGAGTGGGAGCAACCATAA
- a CDS encoding glycosyl hydrolase family 18 protein, protein MKFLRLLVGCLVLVGVALFVNIEPTWAHGTLSSPASRVYSCFLEGPESPTSAACQYAVSVGGTQPLYDWNEVNIGDANGRHRELIPDGKLCSANRAKYAAFDTPRADWPATVVQSGDYTFKFAATAPHPGYFELYITKDGYDPTQPLKWSDLEQFAVVSDPPLVNGAYEFQATIPARTGRHVIYAIWQRTDSPEAFYACSDVVFQASGGGEPAPTVTPTPDAGVCSAPAWNAAVAYVGGDVVSHNGHEWRAKWWTRGEEPGTTGQWGVWEDLGACSGGTAPTPIPPTATPSATSTPVPPTATPQPTNTPVPPTATPQPTSTPVPPTATPQPTSTPVPPTPTPGGVCSAPAWDANAVYTSGDVVSHNGHEWRAKWWTQGEEPGTTGQWGVWEDLGPCSVGSTPTPVSPTATPTATPIQTPSPTPTNMAPQAFLPLILQSKPQTPTPTATGTPVSPTATPTPTPTATSTPASPTATPTPTPTPTATPTVPPSSDYIVVGYYPSWGVYDSDYHVMDIDASKLTHINYAFANISNDGRCVLGDPYADVDKFYPGDSWDAGALRGSFNQLRLLKEQYPHLKVLISIGGWTWSGKFSDVALTDASRQAFVQSCIDLFIKGEFGGSYGTHPGIFDGIDIDWEYPVEGGLTPGRPEDKQNYTLLLAEFRNQLDALSAQTGQPYLLTIAGGAGPTIINNMELAQMQQYLDFINIMTYDFHGDWENVTNFNAPLYYSPNDPSEDPINFNVHAAVQNYINAGVPREKLVLGLPFYGRSWTEVSPGPNGDGLYQPAGRVGPGTWENGMLDYADIVANYEPTYQKFFHPQAQVPWLFNGTTFITYDDPDTIVRKVQYLKAEGLRGAMFWELSEDVRGVPAPPTSLLYTLHEALQSP, encoded by the coding sequence ATGAAATTCCTGCGATTACTTGTTGGGTGTCTTGTGTTAGTGGGCGTCGCGTTGTTTGTGAATATCGAACCTACATGGGCGCATGGTACGCTCTCCTCACCGGCGAGCCGAGTCTATTCCTGCTTTCTGGAAGGTCCTGAGAGCCCCACATCAGCGGCGTGCCAGTATGCCGTTTCAGTGGGGGGCACACAACCGCTTTACGATTGGAATGAGGTCAACATTGGTGATGCGAATGGTCGCCATCGGGAACTGATACCGGACGGAAAATTGTGCAGCGCCAATCGCGCCAAGTATGCGGCGTTTGATACCCCGCGCGCCGATTGGCCGGCAACGGTCGTCCAGAGTGGTGATTACACTTTCAAATTTGCAGCGACGGCACCACATCCAGGATACTTTGAACTTTACATCACGAAAGATGGCTATGATCCCACACAGCCGCTCAAATGGTCTGACTTGGAGCAGTTTGCTGTGGTGTCCGATCCGCCGCTGGTCAATGGGGCGTATGAATTTCAAGCCACCATTCCCGCGCGCACTGGGCGACACGTCATCTACGCCATTTGGCAGCGCACTGATAGCCCCGAAGCGTTTTACGCCTGTTCTGACGTCGTTTTTCAGGCGAGCGGTGGCGGCGAACCAGCGCCTACGGTAACGCCCACCCCCGATGCAGGCGTGTGTAGTGCGCCGGCGTGGAATGCCGCCGTGGCGTATGTGGGCGGCGACGTGGTATCGCACAACGGGCATGAATGGCGCGCGAAGTGGTGGACGCGGGGCGAAGAACCGGGCACCACGGGGCAGTGGGGCGTCTGGGAAGATTTGGGCGCGTGCAGCGGTGGCACTGCGCCGACACCCATCCCGCCCACAGCGACGCCATCCGCCACCAGCACGCCCGTGCCGCCAACGGCGACGCCACAGCCAACCAACACGCCCGTGCCACCAACGGCGACGCCACAGCCGACCAGCACGCCCGTGCCGCCGACAGCGACACCGCAACCCACCAGCACGCCCGTGCCGCCAACGCCCACGCCGGGCGGCGTGTGCAGTGCGCCGGCGTGGGATGCGAACGCGGTCTACACAAGCGGCGACGTCGTGTCGCACAACGGGCATGAATGGCGCGCGAAGTGGTGGACGCAGGGCGAGGAACCGGGCACCACGGGGCAGTGGGGCGTCTGGGAAGATTTGGGCCCGTGCAGTGTCGGCAGTACGCCGACACCCGTCTCACCTACAGCAACGCCCACGGCGACGCCAATACAAACCCCGTCTCCTACACCAACCAACATGGCGCCACAGGCTTTCTTGCCGCTGATTTTGCAGTCGAAACCGCAGACACCGACACCGACGGCCACCGGCACGCCTGTGTCGCCGACAGCGACGCCAACGCCAACACCAACGGCCACTAGCACGCCCGCGTCGCCGACAGCGACGCCAACACCTACGCCGACGCCGACGGCGACGCCCACAGTGCCGCCGTCGAGCGACTACATTGTTGTGGGCTATTACCCCTCATGGGGGGTCTATGACAGCGACTATCACGTCATGGACATTGATGCGTCCAAACTGACGCACATCAACTACGCCTTCGCCAACATTTCCAACGATGGGCGTTGTGTGTTGGGAGACCCCTACGCCGACGTGGACAAATTCTACCCCGGCGATTCATGGGACGCGGGCGCACTGCGCGGCAGTTTCAACCAGTTGCGCCTGCTCAAAGAGCAGTACCCACACCTGAAAGTGCTCATCTCCATCGGCGGCTGGACGTGGTCGGGTAAATTCTCGGACGTGGCGCTGACCGATGCGTCGCGCCAGGCGTTCGTGCAATCGTGCATTGACCTGTTCATCAAGGGTGAGTTTGGCGGTTCGTATGGCACTCACCCCGGCATTTTCGACGGCATTGACATTGACTGGGAGTATCCGGTTGAAGGCGGTCTCACTCCCGGCCGACCGGAAGACAAACAGAACTACACGCTCCTGCTGGCTGAATTTCGCAATCAGTTGGATGCGCTCAGTGCGCAAACCGGCCAGCCCTACTTGCTCACAATTGCCGGCGGTGCGGGACCCACGATCATCAACAACATGGAACTGGCACAGATGCAGCAGTATCTCGATTTCATCAACATCATGACCTACGATTTCCACGGCGACTGGGAGAACGTCACGAATTTCAACGCGCCGCTCTACTACTCGCCCAACGACCCATCGGAAGACCCCATCAACTTCAACGTGCACGCCGCCGTGCAGAACTACATCAATGCCGGCGTGCCGCGCGAGAAATTGGTGCTGGGCTTGCCGTTCTATGGGCGCAGTTGGACGGAAGTGTCGCCGGGGCCCAATGGTGATGGGTTGTATCAGCCGGCTGGGCGCGTCGGGCCGGGGACGTGGGAAAACGGTATGCTCGATTACGCCGACATCGTGGCGAACTACGAGCCGACGTATCAAAAGTTCTTCCACCCACAGGCGCAAGTGCCCTGGCTCTTCAACGGGACAACTTTCATCACCTATGACGACCCCGACACGATTGTGCGCAAAGTGCAGTATCTGAAAGCCGAAGGCTTGCGGGGCGCCATGTTCTGGGAGTTGAGCGAAGACGTGCGGGGCGTACCGGCGCCGCCGACATCGTTGCTCTACACCTTGCATGAAGCGTTGCAATCCCCCTAA
- a CDS encoding SIS domain-containing protein, giving the protein MSLIHEIREQADVLERVLLARPDVEQVAEAIRRHGVRRVVVAARGSSRHAALLGAWWWPLLAGVSVETVPLSLFTLYEALVPLDDALVLGVSQSGRSPDVVRALEVARAQNALTLAITNDATSPLAVVADHLLDLQAGEERAVAATKTYTAQLLLIAMLGAALAENEALWRDLAQVPSLVADVLQREDEMTALAERYRFMARCFVLGRGLVFGTAAEWALKLQELTYVQAQAFSIADFQHGPKAMLERDVPVFVLAPRGKAWESAHAFVRYLVQETDADVLVVSNVSETAALAHRAINLPDVPEHLAPFPAIVLAQLFTYALTRTRHLDTEQPRFLSKVTETF; this is encoded by the coding sequence ATGAGTTTGATTCATGAAATTCGTGAACAGGCGGATGTTTTGGAGCGCGTGCTCTTGGCGCGCCCCGATGTTGAACAGGTGGCGGAAGCCATCCGTCGGCACGGTGTTCGGCGCGTGGTGGTGGCGGCGCGTGGCTCGTCGCGCCATGCTGCGCTTTTGGGGGCGTGGTGGTGGCCGCTGCTCGCCGGCGTATCCGTCGAGACGGTGCCGCTTTCACTGTTTACGCTGTATGAAGCGCTTGTGCCATTGGATGACGCCTTGGTGCTGGGGGTCTCGCAGTCGGGGCGTTCGCCCGATGTGGTGCGCGCGCTTGAAGTGGCGCGGGCGCAAAACGCGCTCACCCTTGCCATAACCAATGACGCCACGTCGCCGCTCGCCGTCGTTGCCGACCATCTGCTTGACTTGCAGGCCGGCGAAGAGCGCGCCGTTGCCGCCACCAAAACCTACACCGCGCAATTACTCCTCATCGCCATGCTTGGGGCGGCGCTGGCTGAAAATGAAGCCCTTTGGCGCGACCTGGCGCAAGTGCCGTCGCTGGTGGCGGATGTGTTGCAGCGTGAAGATGAGATGACCGCTTTGGCAGAGCGCTACCGCTTTATGGCGCGCTGCTTTGTGTTGGGGCGCGGGTTGGTGTTTGGCACGGCGGCGGAATGGGCGCTCAAACTGCAAGAATTGACCTACGTGCAGGCGCAAGCCTTCTCCATTGCCGATTTTCAGCATGGACCCAAAGCGATGTTGGAGCGCGACGTGCCGGTGTTTGTGCTGGCGCCACGCGGCAAAGCGTGGGAATCGGCGCATGCGTTCGTGCGCTACCTTGTGCAAGAAACCGATGCCGATGTGCTGGTCGTCTCAAACGTCTCGGAAACGGCGGCGTTGGCGCACCGTGCTATCAACCTGCCGGATGTTCCTGAGCACCTGGCGCCCTTCCCCGCGATTGTTCTGGCGCAACTCTTTACCTACGCCCTCACGCGCACACGCCATTTGGATACTGAACAACCACGCTTTTTGAGCAAAGTTACCGAAACATTTTGA
- a CDS encoding glycosyl hydrolase family 18 protein, producing the protein MTHRLFLGLGLVVALLFGFTQANAQTAVDHAACRPEGLYATPGVQSPYCTVYDETGRERLGPNHTRRIIGYFTAWRHGKNGQPAYLVSDIPWEKITHINYAFAHVGPDHRISIGDPSDPNNPSTGMEWPGVPGAELDPTLPYKGHFNLLTVYKRQYPHVKTLISVGGWAETGGYFDANGQRVASGGFYEMTLTDAGIEAFADSVVDFLRTYGFDGVDIDYEYPTSMSKAGNPDDWWIADKHRDVLWARYEVLMRTLRERLDAAGAQDGKHYLLTAAVPASGWLLRGMEDFSVTQYLDFVNIMTYDLHGSWNDFVGHNAPLFDTGEDAELAAANVYSAYDGIGYLNADWAYHYFRGSLPPGRINIGVPFYTRGWQGVSGGTHGLWGRAALPDQNACPPGTGLGTSKCGYGAMGIDNLWHDLDPNGNELYSGSNPMWHAKNLEAGIAPSYLAAYGLDPQNDPADQLVGTYTRYYDDVAKAPWLWNEQKRVFLSIEDEQSLRDKAAYVAEKGIGGVMIWELAGDYAFHADRGEYFFGDTLVSTLYDALKTASPYEARRWLDPLPAQALDIEVDVYDFPVGDNNYPITPKIKFINRTGTTLPGGTRIEFDVPTSTPSDIGDMSGWGLQVINVGHQGPNVGGLRGDFHRVAVTLPAWQSWPDGAAVEFNIRYKLPISGPSHYTIEVNGVRYAFHSEYPTLPLADLGGQTPTPTQTPTTPPTTSTPVPPTATPPTSGTPVPPTPTPDAGVCSAPAWSAVVAYVGGDVVSHNGHEWRAKWWTRGEEPGTTGQWGVWEDLGACSGGSTPTPIPPTATPPATRTPVPPTATPQPTSTPVPPTPTPGGVCSAPAWDASAVYIGGDVVSHNGHEWRAKWWTQGEEPGTTGQWGVWEDLGACN; encoded by the coding sequence ATGACACATCGGCTCTTCTTGGGGCTTGGTCTGGTGGTGGCGCTGTTGTTTGGCTTCACGCAAGCCAATGCGCAAACCGCAGTAGACCATGCCGCGTGCCGTCCCGAAGGACTTTACGCAACGCCCGGCGTTCAATCGCCCTACTGCACGGTGTACGATGAAACGGGGCGCGAACGATTGGGTCCCAATCACACTCGCCGCATCATCGGCTATTTCACCGCCTGGCGTCATGGCAAGAACGGACAACCCGCCTATCTCGTCTCCGATATTCCTTGGGAGAAAATTACACACATCAACTATGCGTTTGCACACGTCGGACCCGATCATCGCATTTCTATCGGCGACCCATCTGACCCCAACAACCCTTCAACGGGCATGGAATGGCCGGGCGTCCCCGGCGCTGAACTCGACCCAACCTTGCCCTACAAGGGACACTTCAACTTGTTGACGGTCTACAAGCGGCAATATCCGCACGTCAAAACCCTCATCTCCGTAGGGGGGTGGGCGGAAACCGGCGGCTACTTTGACGCCAATGGGCAGCGCGTTGCCAGCGGCGGTTTCTACGAGATGACGCTGACCGACGCGGGCATTGAAGCCTTCGCCGATTCGGTTGTTGACTTTTTGCGCACCTACGGCTTTGACGGCGTGGACATTGACTACGAATACCCCACATCCATGTCCAAGGCGGGCAATCCTGATGATTGGTGGATTGCCGACAAACACCGCGACGTGCTGTGGGCGCGGTATGAAGTGCTCATGCGCACCCTGCGCGAACGGCTGGACGCCGCCGGCGCGCAGGACGGCAAACATTACTTGCTCACGGCGGCTGTTCCCGCTTCTGGCTGGCTGTTGCGCGGCATGGAAGATTTCAGCGTGACGCAGTACCTCGATTTCGTCAACATCATGACGTACGATTTGCACGGTTCATGGAACGACTTTGTGGGACACAATGCGCCGCTCTTCGACACCGGCGAAGACGCCGAATTGGCAGCCGCCAACGTGTACAGCGCCTATGACGGCATCGGCTATCTCAACGCGGATTGGGCGTATCACTACTTCCGCGGCTCATTGCCGCCGGGGCGCATCAACATCGGCGTGCCCTTCTATACGCGGGGCTGGCAAGGCGTCAGCGGTGGCACACACGGCTTGTGGGGGCGCGCCGCCTTGCCTGATCAAAACGCTTGCCCGCCTGGCACGGGGTTGGGCACCAGCAAATGCGGCTACGGCGCCATGGGCATTGACAACCTCTGGCACGACCTCGACCCGAACGGGAATGAACTCTACTCCGGTTCCAATCCCATGTGGCACGCCAAGAACCTCGAAGCGGGCATCGCGCCCTCGTATCTGGCGGCGTATGGGCTGGACCCCCAGAACGACCCCGCCGACCAACTGGTGGGCACCTACACACGCTACTATGACGACGTCGCCAAAGCGCCCTGGCTCTGGAATGAGCAGAAGCGCGTCTTCCTCTCTATTGAAGACGAACAATCCCTGCGCGACAAAGCCGCCTACGTGGCCGAAAAGGGCATTGGCGGCGTGATGATTTGGGAATTGGCGGGCGATTACGCCTTCCACGCCGACCGGGGCGAATACTTTTTTGGCGATACGCTGGTAAGCACGCTGTACGACGCGCTCAAAACCGCTTCACCCTATGAGGCGCGGCGCTGGCTCGACCCATTGCCTGCGCAAGCGCTGGATATCGAAGTGGACGTGTACGACTTCCCTGTGGGCGACAACAACTACCCCATTACGCCCAAAATCAAGTTCATCAACCGCACGGGAACAACATTGCCCGGCGGCACACGCATCGAGTTTGACGTGCCCACATCCACCCCGTCCGACATTGGCGATATGAGCGGGTGGGGCTTGCAGGTCATCAACGTTGGGCATCAAGGTCCCAATGTTGGGGGATTGCGCGGCGATTTTCACCGTGTCGCGGTGACGTTGCCCGCCTGGCAATCGTGGCCTGATGGGGCGGCGGTTGAATTCAACATCCGCTACAAACTCCCCATTTCGGGACCATCGCATTACACCATTGAAGTCAACGGTGTGCGCTACGCCTTCCACAGCGAATACCCCACCTTGCCGCTAGCGGATTTGGGCGGTCAGACGCCAACGCCCACGCAAACACCGACAACGCCACCCACGACGAGCACGCCCGTGCCGCCAACCGCCACACCACCTACGAGTGGCACCCCTGTGCCGCCAACGCCCACCCCCGATGCAGGCGTATGCAGTGCGCCGGCGTGGAGTGCTGTCGTGGCGTATGTGGGCGGCGACGTCGTGTCGCACAACGGGCATGAATGGCGCGCGAAGTGGTGGACGCGGGGCGAAGAACCGGGCACCACGGGGCAGTGGGGCGTCTGGGAAGATTTGGGCGCGTGCAGCGGCGGCAGCACGCCGACACCCATCCCGCCCACAGCGACGCCACCTGCTACCCGCACGCCCGTGCCGCCAACGGCGACGCCACAGCCGACCAGCACACCCGTGCCGCCAACGCCCACGCCGGGCGGCGTGTGCAGTGCACCGGCGTGGGATGCGAGCGCGGTCTACATAGGCGGCGACGTGGTATCGCACAACGGGCATGAATGGCGCGCGAAGTGGTGGACGCAGGGCGAGGAACCGGGCACCACGGGGCAGTGGGGCGTCTGGGAAGATTTGGGCGCGTGCAACTAA